The genomic window ATTTTTAAAAAATATTACATTCCATAAAATAATCAAATGAAAATAGGCCCCCTTACTCTTGACAATATTACAATATTAGCCCCTCTTGCAGGAATTACCAACCTGCCTTTCAGGATTCTCGCCAAAGAAGCGGGCTGCGCGCTTGTCTGCACCGAAATGATAAGCGCTAACGGACTTGTCTATGAATCAAAAAAAACAAAACAAATGCTCAAAAGCCTGCCCCAGGAAAAGCCTCTGTCTGTTCAGATATTTGGTTCAGATCCCGCTGTAATGGCTGAAGCAGCCCAGATAGTTGAATCCTCGGGAGCGGATTTGATTGACATCAACTTTGGCTGCTCGGTAAAAAAGGTGGTTAAAACAGGCTCCGGCGTTGCACTGATGCAAAGGCTTGACAACGCCGAGGCCATTATCACGGCTGTCAGAAAAGCCGCCAATATCCCGCTTACAATAAAAATCAGAACAGGATGGGATAGGTCGGGCACACAGGCCTTAATTCTGTCAAAAATAGCTCAGGAGTGCGGTGTGGACGCAATTGCCGTGCATCCGCGCACAGCCTCCCAGGGATTCAGAGGCGAGGCAGACTGGTCAATAATTACAGCGATAAAAAGTGCGGTCACCATACCTGTTATTGGAAATGGAGATATTATTACACCACAAGATGCTATAAAAATGCAAAGGATTACCGGCTGCAATGCCATTATGATTGGAAGAGCGGCAATCGGGAATCCATGGATTTTTTCTCAGGTACTGGCCCTTGCCAGGGGCGA from Anaerolineae bacterium includes these protein-coding regions:
- the dusB gene encoding tRNA dihydrouridine synthase DusB; translated protein: MKIGPLTLDNITILAPLAGITNLPFRILAKEAGCALVCTEMISANGLVYESKKTKQMLKSLPQEKPLSVQIFGSDPAVMAEAAQIVESSGADLIDINFGCSVKKVVKTGSGVALMQRLDNAEAIITAVRKAANIPLTIKIRTGWDRSGTQALILSKIAQECGVDAIAVHPRTASQGFRGEADWSIITAIKSAVTIPVIGNGDIITPQDAIKMQRITGCNAIMIGRAAIGNPWIFSQVLALARGDDVLPIDITHRFETMIRYCKMLVQCFGEKSACRMMRSRLGWFAKGLRFSSKFRESIKRISSENETIELIKAYMELLQQEKEI